ctctgGTTAATTAAACTAGCCAAATTTGTAAACCAggttttgaagttggcttgtttagaAACTGACTAGAGTTAATTTTAAACCATAATCTCTGGTTTATACATATCAGCAAAGTGAAAAACAGGATGCACATACCACTGTAATCTTTACTCACATAAATCTGAACAGCTCTTGGCCATTCTCCTTTTGATGTTTTAAAGAATCAAGGGATTTTTAAATGAATCATTACTAGGAAGCAATGAAGATGAGATAAATGGCAAATACTAGGTTCTGATCCTGCAAAGCTCTTTATTTAGTGCTATGATTCTATTAAGATAAATATTACATGTGTAGAATGAGTTAAATGCAAACGTCTTTGTCCACTGAATATCTTTTAAGTTTTTTCACATATCCTCATTAGTTTAAGACAGAAAATATATCTCCAGAAAGCCTTACCGCTCTGCTTTTCTTCCATAGTTTCTCTCCATTCAGCCTGAGTTTGCCATTGTAGAACGCATCTTCcactttgctttaaaacaaaaacaaaaatccttaATTCTTACACATAGAAGAGCATACTTCCAAGTATTTAAGTTTAAAATCAAGATGCCAATAGAACCTAACCATATGACCAATTTCACAACTATGAGTTGTATCCAACGCTTCCGTCCACCATGTTTTCTGCAAGTAAAATAACAATATGCACCCTGATCCCTCTGCTCTTTGGGACATCCACCTTCACTTCAGTGAAAGGAGAAAGTCTTCACTGTGCCCACGGAGGACACCAAACACTAAAGTGAAAGAGGATATCTGTTTATGCAGTGCCTGCAAGCTTTGGGTTAGAGGCAAAATCACTGAATTGCAAATTAAACTTTTCAGGTCTCTTCAAGTTTTGTgtgtgcttcttttaaaaatatttgcaaatgcaaataaagACTGAGTTACATTTAGCTGGTCAGTCTATTTTGCTAAGGATTTGCTAagccattttaatattttatacttACTTTCTTGCAATATCTAGACCAGCCTTCATGATTACATCGAACCGAAAAGACTGTACTACTTTTTCAAGATCTTTGTAGTCTTTCAGTACAGTAGAATCATCTTCAAACTCATCTTCTGAAtcacttttctcctcctcctcctcctcctcctcctcgtcagtCTCCTCTTGCAAAGTTTGTTTCATGTTCTTTCGAGAGCTTTTATTGCTCTTAAGTCTCACAGAAATCCTTGGCATGTTTGGGGGCAAAGGTATTAAAAATGCATGGCATTTAATGGGAGAAACGCAGAAATGTTTCTGGGTGATTGTCACTACTGGCTGATGGCTTGCAGAAGAAAGAAACCTCCTCCAAGGTGTGCAGAGTTTATAAGGAGGATTCTCCAAGAGTCCAAGCCAGACATTTAGATTTCTAAAAGCACCAAGAGGCAGCCTGCAACCCGTCATAGCATACCCTGCAACAAAAGAAGGAACACTCAGTTGGATTCAGCAATCAAGGACTTCTCTGAGGCTACTAAAACATGAATCCTTTAGGAAGAAGGATATTAAAAGTAGGAGCTCATAGCACTTAGACAATCAagagtttaaggctgcaattctatattcacttacttggaagtaagtttcattgaactcaatgggattaatTACTGAGTgtacatgcctaggattgcaccataagactatttttttttaatgtcagagGGCCAATCTGTAACCATTATGTAATAATCATCCATCCATCACTGGTCTCCATCCAGTCAGTTTTAAGGCCTCTGTTTCCACTTAATTCTATTGTATTC
This sequence is a window from Elgaria multicarinata webbii isolate HBS135686 ecotype San Diego chromosome 4, rElgMul1.1.pri, whole genome shotgun sequence. Protein-coding genes within it:
- the MTRES1 gene encoding mitochondrial transcription rescue factor 1, which encodes MTGCRLPLGAFRNLNVWLGLLENPPYKLCTPWRRFLSSASHQPVVTITQKHFCVSPIKCHAFLIPLPPNMPRISVRLKSNKSSRKNMKQTLQEETDEEEEEEEEEKSDSEDEFEDDSTVLKDYKDLEKVVQSFRFDVIMKAGLDIARNKVEDAFYNGKLRLNGEKLWKKSRAVKVGDTLDLIIGEDKETETAVVMRAVLRKASDKDDNDKYRVVLRRWRNLKVPKQDVFK